CGGTGGCGAAGTTCGCCCCCGGCGACCTCAACCGGGTCTGGTTCGTCTCGGGCGGGTCGGAGGCCACGGAGAATGCGGCCAAGCTCGCGCGGCAGTACTGGCTCGAGCGCGGCCAGCCCTCGAAGGCGATCGTCATCGGCCGGTGGCAGTCCTTTCACGGGAACCTGTTCGGCTCGCTCGGCTTCGGCGGACACACCATCCGCCGCCGCAAGTACGTCCCGATGCTCCAGGAGACGACCCATCTCCCGCCGATGTACTGCTACCGCTGTCACTTCAACCTGACCTATCCGGCCTGTGAGACCTACTGCGCCTCCTACCTCGAGCGGCTGGTCCGGATGCAAGGTCCCGAGAACGTCGCGGCCTTCATCGCCGAGCCGGTCGTGGGCGCCACCCTCGGGGCCGTGCCGCCGGTGCCCGAGTACTTCCCCAAGATCCGCGAGATCTGCGACCGCTACGAGATCCTCTTCATCGCCGACGAGGTCATGACCGGCTTCGGACGCACCGGCGCCAACTTCGCCGTGGATCACTGGGGCGTCGTCCCCGACCTGATCGCGACCGCCAAGGGGATCTCGGGCGGATACATCCCGCTGGGAGCCGTCATCGTCCGGGACGAGATCCTGGCGGCGTTCGAGCGCAACAACTCGAACTTCGTGGGCGGCCACACCTACACGGGCCATCCGGTGGCCGCCGCCGTGGGACTCGCCGTCCTCCGTTACATCCAGGAGCACGACCTGGTGCGCAACGCCCGCGAGGTGGGTGCCTATCTCCTGGCCGGACTCACCGGGCTCATGGCGAAGCACCCGATCG
The sequence above is drawn from the Candidatus Methylomirabilota bacterium genome and encodes:
- a CDS encoding aminotransferase class III-fold pyridoxal phosphate-dependent enzyme, whose amino-acid sequence is MSKQVIQASVLYRDLQRRYPVIVRGEGVYLWDADGKRYLDGSGGSSAVTSIGHGVKEIADAMAAQARKVAFVPMHMFTSEPLPALAEAVAKFAPGDLNRVWFVSGGSEATENAAKLARQYWLERGQPSKAIVIGRWQSFHGNLFGSLGFGGHTIRRRKYVPMLQETTHLPPMYCYRCHFNLTYPACETYCASYLERLVRMQGPENVAAFIAEPVVGATLGAVPPVPEYFPKIREICDRYEILFIADEVMTGFGRTGANFAVDHWGVVPDLIATAKGISGGYIPLGAVIVRDEILAAFERNNSNFVGGHTYTGHPVAAAVGLAVLRYIQEHDLVRNAREVGAYLLAGLTGLMAKHPIVGDVRGLGLMVGLEFVADRRTRAPFPPEREVARAIAVEAL